Proteins found in one Amycolatopsis umgeniensis genomic segment:
- a CDS encoding plasmid stabilization protein → MPERSWSDKRERQYEHIKDSAKDRGASTDRAEEIAARTVNKNRAQAGESRQASRTSTEDMSPQRRGGKRSGNRQGPNGPTKDQLYNEAKKRNVKGRSKMSKKELQRALGR, encoded by the coding sequence ATGCCCGAGCGGAGCTGGAGCGACAAACGAGAACGTCAGTACGAACACATCAAGGACTCGGCGAAGGACCGGGGCGCGAGCACCGACCGGGCCGAAGAGATCGCCGCACGCACGGTGAACAAGAACCGCGCGCAGGCGGGCGAGTCGCGCCAGGCGAGCCGCACGTCCACCGAGGACATGTCACCGCAGCGGCGCGGCGGCAAGCGGTCCGGCAACCGGCAGGGCCCGAACGGCCCGACCAAGGACCAGCTCTACAACGAGGCGAAGAAACGCAACGTCAAGGGCCGGTCGAAGATGTCCAAAAAGGAGCTTCAGCGAGCCCTCGGCCGTTGA
- a CDS encoding TIGR03557 family F420-dependent LLM class oxidoreductase, giving the protein MRIGYTLMTEQAGPKDLVGYAAGAEKAGFDFEVMSDHYSPWLDEQGHSPYAWSVLGAVTQSTERVELMTFVTCPTMRYHPAVVAQKAATVQELSDGRFTLGLGAGENLNEHVVGRGWPSANVRHDMLAEAIQIIGGLFDGGYFNYAGDHFRVDSAKLWDLPEQRVPIAVAVSGSQSVTRFAPIADAMIAVEADETLGRAWDATKPGPPTRKIAQLPVSWGEDRDAAIQRAHEQFRWFGGGWKVNAELPGPSGFAGATQFVKPEDVAAAIPCGPDVDQIVKQAGEFEAAGFTDLALIQIGGDQQEGFLRFAEETLLPALRG; this is encoded by the coding sequence ATGCGCATCGGCTACACGCTCATGACCGAACAGGCCGGACCGAAGGACCTGGTGGGGTACGCCGCCGGGGCCGAGAAGGCGGGATTCGACTTCGAGGTGATGAGCGACCACTACTCGCCTTGGCTGGACGAGCAGGGCCATTCGCCGTACGCGTGGAGCGTGCTGGGAGCGGTCACCCAGAGCACCGAACGGGTCGAGCTGATGACCTTCGTGACCTGTCCGACCATGCGCTACCACCCCGCGGTGGTGGCACAGAAGGCGGCGACCGTCCAAGAGCTTTCGGACGGCCGGTTCACCCTCGGGCTCGGCGCGGGGGAGAACCTCAACGAGCACGTCGTCGGGCGCGGCTGGCCGTCGGCGAACGTCCGCCACGACATGCTCGCCGAAGCGATCCAGATCATCGGCGGGCTGTTCGACGGCGGCTACTTCAACTACGCGGGTGATCACTTCCGGGTGGACTCGGCGAAGCTCTGGGATCTCCCGGAGCAGCGTGTCCCGATCGCCGTCGCGGTGTCCGGGTCACAGTCGGTCACCCGGTTTGCGCCGATCGCCGACGCGATGATCGCGGTGGAGGCGGACGAAACGCTGGGCCGGGCGTGGGACGCCACCAAACCCGGCCCGCCGACCAGGAAGATCGCTCAGCTGCCGGTGTCCTGGGGTGAGGATCGCGACGCCGCGATCCAGCGGGCGCACGAGCAGTTCCGCTGGTTCGGCGGCGGCTGGAAGGTCAACGCCGAACTGCCGGGACCCTCGGGGTTCGCCGGAGCCACCCAGTTCGTCAAACCCGAGGACGTCGCCGCGGCCATCCCGTGCGGACCGGATGTCGATCAGATCGTGAAGCAGGCCGGCGAATTCGAAGCGGCCGGATTCACCGACCTCGCCCTGATCCAGATCGGCGGAGACCAGCAGGAGGGCTTCCTGCGGTTCGCCGAGGAGACGCTGCTCCCGGCCCTGCGGGGCTGA
- a CDS encoding UdgX family uracil-DNA binding protein (This protein belongs to the uracil DNA glycosylase superfamily, members of which act in excision repair of DNA. However, it belongs more specifically to UdgX branch, whose founding member was found to bind uracil in DNA (where it does not belong), without cleaving it, appears to promote DNA repair by a pathway involving RecA, rather than base excision.) gives MVTKAPGADPPETVDLGKLRSAASGCRGCDLHRDATQTVFGEGPRQAEIMVVGEQPGDQEDRAGAPFVGPAGRLLDKALAEAGFDRGKIYVTNAVKHFKFKRDERGKRRIHKTPSKTEIVACRPWLHAELAAVRPRLLVFLGATAAKALLGDDFRITRNRGERIELPEFATTAIATVHPSAVLRAPDRDEAYRAFVADLVVARGSR, from the coding sequence ATGGTGACCAAGGCACCCGGCGCGGACCCGCCGGAGACCGTCGATCTGGGCAAGCTCCGATCGGCTGCCTCCGGCTGTCGCGGCTGCGACCTCCACCGCGACGCGACCCAAACCGTCTTCGGCGAAGGTCCCCGTCAGGCGGAGATCATGGTGGTCGGCGAACAGCCCGGCGACCAGGAGGATCGGGCGGGCGCCCCGTTCGTCGGACCCGCCGGGCGGCTGCTGGACAAGGCACTCGCGGAAGCGGGCTTCGACCGCGGGAAGATCTACGTCACCAACGCGGTCAAGCACTTCAAATTCAAGCGGGACGAACGCGGCAAGCGGCGCATCCACAAGACGCCGTCGAAGACCGAGATCGTCGCGTGCCGCCCGTGGCTGCACGCGGAATTGGCGGCGGTCCGTCCGCGCCTACTCGTCTTCCTCGGCGCGACGGCGGCGAAGGCGCTCCTCGGCGACGATTTCCGCATCACCCGAAACCGCGGCGAGCGGATCGAGCTCCCCGAGTTCGCCACGACCGCTATCGCCACGGTGCACCCGTCCGCGGTGCTACGCGCGCCGGACCGCGACGAGGCCTATCGAGCCTTCGTCGCGGATCTCGTGGTCGCGCGTGGCAGCCGCTGA
- a CDS encoding helix-turn-helix domain-containing protein: MPIVVRIDVELAKRKMSVGEFAELVGLTPANVAVLKNGRAKAVRFSTLEAMCRVLECQPGDLLEWVDEEA, from the coding sequence ATGCCGATCGTCGTCCGCATCGACGTCGAGCTGGCCAAGCGCAAGATGAGTGTCGGCGAGTTCGCCGAGCTCGTCGGGCTCACCCCGGCGAACGTGGCGGTGCTGAAGAACGGCCGCGCCAAGGCCGTCCGCTTCAGCACCCTGGAAGCCATGTGCCGGGTACTCGAGTGTCAGCCCGGCGATCTGCTCGAATGGGTGGACGAGGAGGCCTAG
- a CDS encoding DUF2975 domain-containing protein, producing the protein MLTAQRAIVPLKAFLVLLFGILVLFQTMSLPGQFAHMARQDPDMAYLRWPATAVSVFWVLCVQVVVVATWQLLTLVKRDRIFTEASLRWVDAIVLAILAGWVVLAGVFLYVGFNANDPGLPLLLFLALVGVAVLGLLMIVMRTLLRQATTLRSDLEQVI; encoded by the coding sequence ATGCTCACCGCACAACGGGCGATCGTGCCGCTCAAAGCCTTCCTCGTGCTGCTGTTCGGGATCCTGGTCCTTTTCCAGACCATGTCGCTCCCCGGCCAGTTCGCGCATATGGCCCGGCAAGACCCGGACATGGCCTATCTGCGCTGGCCCGCGACGGCGGTCTCCGTCTTCTGGGTGCTGTGCGTCCAGGTCGTGGTGGTCGCCACCTGGCAACTGCTCACCCTGGTCAAGAGGGACCGGATCTTCACCGAAGCCTCCCTGAGGTGGGTGGACGCCATCGTGTTGGCGATCCTCGCCGGCTGGGTGGTGCTGGCGGGCGTGTTCCTCTACGTCGGCTTCAACGCCAATGACCCGGGGCTGCCGCTGCTGTTGTTCCTGGCGTTGGTCGGCGTCGCCGTGCTGGGCCTCCTCATGATCGTGATGCGCACACTGCTGCGACAGGCCACCACCCTGCGATCCGACCTGGAACAGGTGATCTGA
- a CDS encoding VOC family protein: MASLLNPYISFAGDARQAMEFYKSVFGGELTLNTFGESGMAGSPEENQIMHSQLDSPSGYTIMASDTPPGMEHTPGTNMSVCLSGDDGEELRGYWEKLSAGGTVSVPFEKQMWGDEFGACTDKFGILWMVNVVQA; this comes from the coding sequence GTGGCTTCTCTTCTCAACCCTTACATCAGCTTCGCCGGCGACGCCCGGCAGGCCATGGAATTCTACAAGTCCGTGTTCGGCGGAGAACTGACGTTGAATACGTTCGGCGAGTCCGGTATGGCGGGTTCGCCGGAGGAGAATCAGATCATGCACAGTCAGCTCGATTCCCCGAGCGGCTACACGATCATGGCGTCGGACACGCCGCCGGGGATGGAGCACACTCCGGGCACCAACATGTCGGTCTGCCTCAGTGGCGATGACGGCGAGGAATTGCGCGGCTACTGGGAGAAACTCTCCGCGGGCGGCACCGTTTCGGTTCCCTTCGAAAAGCAGATGTGGGGTGACGAATTCGGTGCGTGTACCGACAAGTTCGGCATCTTGTGGATGGTGAACGTCGTTCAGGCCTAG
- a CDS encoding dihydrofolate reductase family protein has protein sequence MLDPQTARGKVLWHFTMSLDGFVAGPGHSMDWMAGTTSRPALIAEYAATTGAVLGGRDGWDAYPDPSGIYGGAWKGPLFVLTHHPEDATPAEGVTFLNCGPAEAVRIGLEAANGKNLEVFSPNIGRQLLELGLIDEIDLHIAPVLLGDGVRLYDNPGGTPIRLRALGQADPFAEIDVRFEPV, from the coding sequence ATGCTCGACCCACAGACCGCGCGCGGGAAAGTGCTCTGGCACTTCACGATGTCGCTCGACGGGTTCGTCGCGGGACCGGGCCACAGCATGGACTGGATGGCGGGCACCACGTCCCGACCGGCCCTGATCGCCGAATACGCCGCGACCACCGGCGCCGTCCTCGGCGGCCGCGACGGGTGGGACGCCTACCCCGACCCGAGCGGCATCTACGGAGGCGCCTGGAAAGGACCGCTCTTCGTCCTGACTCATCATCCCGAAGACGCGACCCCCGCCGAGGGCGTCACTTTCCTGAACTGCGGCCCGGCCGAAGCCGTCCGGATCGGACTGGAGGCGGCGAACGGGAAGAATCTCGAGGTGTTCTCGCCGAACATCGGCAGGCAGTTGCTCGAACTGGGGTTGATCGACGAGATCGATCTGCACATCGCGCCGGTCCTGCTCGGCGACGGCGTCCGGCTGTACGACAATCCCGGCGGGACCCCGATCCGCTTGCGGGCACTCGGCCAAGCCGATCCCTTCGCGGAAATCGACGTCCGGTTCGAGCCGGTCTAG
- a CDS encoding winged helix-turn-helix transcriptional regulator gives MAEPARSGCPINAAIEAFGDSWSLLVLRDIMFGTRRYFRELLAGSEEGIASNILADRLKRLVKAGLLTREDAGPGKRAAYSLTEASIQLVPVFAQLGSWGLGHRPTTKRLRVRAELLAAGGPELWAEFMAELRVVHLGAPAPEQDGPGVLQRLAAAYEGAL, from the coding sequence ATGGCGGAACCCGCTCGTTCGGGCTGTCCGATCAACGCCGCGATCGAGGCGTTCGGCGACAGCTGGAGCCTGCTCGTGTTGCGGGACATCATGTTCGGCACGCGGCGCTATTTCCGGGAGCTGCTCGCCGGGTCCGAGGAGGGGATCGCCTCCAACATCCTGGCCGACAGGCTGAAGCGCCTGGTCAAGGCCGGTCTGCTGACCCGCGAGGACGCCGGACCCGGCAAGCGGGCCGCGTACAGCCTGACCGAGGCGTCGATCCAGCTGGTGCCCGTGTTCGCCCAGCTCGGTTCGTGGGGGCTCGGCCACCGGCCGACCACGAAGCGGTTGAGGGTGCGCGCCGAACTCCTCGCCGCGGGCGGGCCGGAACTGTGGGCGGAGTTCATGGCCGAACTGCGGGTCGTCCACCTCGGCGCGCCGGCGCCGGAGCAGGACGGGCCCGGTGTGCTGCAGCGCCTCGCCGCCGCCTACGAGGGCGCTCTCTGA
- a CDS encoding ATP-grasp domain-containing protein — MSSAEGVVLVIGCGMRPYREYLLASAGHRHPLWLFNGTEPTWQERYITGGTVLDLQDRDAVLAAARAVNAKTPVLGVVSWDEALIVTAAHVADELGVPGAGISAIEGCRDKWLSRRTLTAAGVAQPDFGFVHDEDQAVRVAERIGYPVVVKPRGGGASIGVSLAEDGEAVRQAFRTAEDASFGGSPAYQGGALVEEYLTGPEISVDGAVVDGEYTPMFLAHKTVGMHPYFEELGHLVSSADELLADPALRSTLARAHSAIDFRYGITHTELKITERGPVIVEINGRLGGDLIPLLARFATGIDPGAAAVDVALGMRPHIPHEAEPRWVGVRFGYPKQDCVVESVSVPGSMRDNGILTADALVEPGARLRLPPAEFISRHAYVICAGRDPDDCEVVLDKAMAQVRLTAYPLLPSVAAGG, encoded by the coding sequence ATGAGCTCAGCGGAGGGTGTTGTCCTGGTGATCGGCTGCGGGATGCGGCCGTACCGGGAGTACCTGTTGGCGTCGGCCGGGCACCGGCATCCCTTGTGGCTGTTCAACGGGACCGAACCGACCTGGCAGGAGCGCTACATCACCGGCGGTACGGTGCTGGACCTGCAGGACCGCGACGCCGTACTGGCCGCGGCCCGCGCGGTGAACGCGAAGACACCGGTGCTCGGCGTGGTGTCGTGGGACGAGGCGCTGATCGTCACCGCGGCGCATGTCGCGGACGAACTCGGCGTGCCGGGCGCGGGGATTTCCGCGATCGAGGGCTGCCGCGACAAATGGCTCAGCCGGCGGACGCTCACCGCGGCCGGGGTGGCGCAGCCGGACTTCGGTTTCGTGCACGACGAAGACCAGGCGGTCCGCGTGGCGGAGCGGATCGGGTACCCGGTCGTCGTCAAACCGCGAGGGGGCGGGGCCAGCATCGGCGTCAGCCTCGCGGAAGACGGCGAGGCGGTGCGGCAGGCGTTCCGGACCGCGGAGGACGCCAGCTTCGGCGGCTCTCCCGCGTACCAGGGCGGGGCGCTGGTCGAGGAGTACCTGACCGGCCCCGAGATCAGTGTGGACGGTGCCGTCGTGGACGGTGAGTACACGCCGATGTTCTTGGCGCACAAGACGGTCGGCATGCATCCGTACTTCGAGGAACTCGGCCATCTGGTCAGTTCCGCGGACGAACTGCTCGCCGATCCGGCGCTCCGCTCGACGCTGGCCCGCGCGCACAGCGCGATCGACTTCCGGTACGGCATCACCCACACCGAACTCAAGATCACCGAACGCGGTCCGGTGATCGTCGAGATCAACGGCAGGCTCGGCGGGGACCTGATCCCGTTGCTCGCCCGGTTCGCGACCGGGATCGATCCGGGCGCGGCCGCGGTCGACGTCGCGCTCGGCATGCGGCCCCACATCCCGCACGAGGCCGAACCCCGGTGGGTCGGGGTGCGGTTCGGCTACCCGAAACAGGATTGCGTCGTCGAGTCCGTGTCCGTACCGGGATCCATGCGGGACAACGGGATCCTCACCGCCGACGCGCTCGTCGAGCCCGGGGCGCGGCTGCGGTTGCCGCCGGCGGAGTTCATCTCGCGGCACGCGTACGTGATCTGCGCCGGCCGTGATCCCGACGACTGCGAAGTGGTGCTGGACAAGGCCATGGCCCAGGTCCGGCTGACCGCGTACCCCCTGCTGCCCTCGGTGGCCGCCGGTGGCTGA
- a CDS encoding lysine N(6)-hydroxylase/L-ornithine N(5)-oxygenase family protein has protein sequence MANRDVELLAIGAGPSNLALAVALEELAPGLARDSVLIERDEEVSWQRGMLLPEALSQVSFLKDLVTLRNPRSRFSFLNYLHDTNRLNEFVNMGSFVPYRVELADYLKWTAEALSLVDLQRGRECLDITPVWTDGTLTGWETRVADGETIRSRYLVVGAGRDARIPDRLRTVNQDRVIHSTQYLPRIAKLRKDLPYRVAVIGAGQSAAELFSAVQNDLPECKPTMVMRSIGLNYYESSKFNNELFFPSHVDKFFDSRPEAREQMLKEMHHTNYSGLAPGTMDALYRSVYLDRLSGRSRLKMITMSDITDARDEGEEIVLELTDRRTGETQELRTDLVLLGTGFSPEMPRMVQEIAKSIGLSEIKVTRDYRLEIDQPATAAVYLQGVNEATHGIADSLLSVLAPRAHDILQDILAHRGEIPEVPPQPTSDTAPIVATR, from the coding sequence ATGGCGAACCGTGATGTCGAGCTTCTCGCAATCGGAGCAGGACCGTCCAACCTGGCACTCGCAGTGGCATTGGAGGAGCTCGCGCCCGGACTGGCCCGCGATTCGGTCCTGATCGAACGCGACGAGGAGGTCTCCTGGCAGCGGGGAATGCTGCTGCCGGAGGCGTTGTCGCAGGTCTCGTTCCTCAAGGACCTGGTGACCCTGCGCAATCCGCGCAGCCGTTTCTCGTTCCTCAACTACCTGCACGACACCAACCGGCTCAACGAGTTCGTGAACATGGGCAGTTTCGTCCCGTACCGGGTCGAGCTGGCCGACTATCTCAAGTGGACGGCCGAAGCGCTGTCGCTGGTGGATCTGCAGCGCGGCAGGGAATGTCTCGACATCACTCCCGTGTGGACGGACGGAACGCTCACCGGCTGGGAGACCAGGGTCGCCGACGGCGAGACCATCCGCAGCCGGTACCTGGTGGTCGGCGCCGGCCGGGACGCGCGAATCCCCGACAGGCTCCGGACGGTGAACCAGGACCGCGTCATCCACAGCACGCAGTACCTGCCGAGGATCGCCAAGCTGCGCAAGGACCTCCCGTACCGCGTCGCGGTGATCGGCGCCGGGCAGAGCGCGGCGGAACTGTTCAGCGCGGTGCAGAACGACCTGCCCGAATGCAAGCCGACCATGGTGATGCGCTCGATCGGCCTGAACTACTACGAGAGCAGCAAGTTCAACAACGAGTTGTTCTTCCCGTCCCATGTGGACAAGTTCTTCGACTCGCGGCCCGAAGCCCGCGAGCAGATGCTCAAGGAAATGCACCACACGAACTACTCCGGGCTGGCGCCGGGCACGATGGACGCGCTCTACCGGTCGGTCTACCTGGACCGCCTTTCCGGCCGCTCCCGCCTGAAGATGATCACGATGAGCGACATCACCGACGCCCGTGACGAGGGCGAGGAGATCGTGCTGGAGCTGACCGACCGGCGCACCGGTGAGACGCAGGAACTGCGCACCGACCTCGTCCTGCTCGGCACCGGCTTCTCGCCGGAGATGCCGAGGATGGTCCAGGAGATCGCGAAGTCGATCGGTCTCTCGGAGATCAAGGTGACCCGCGACTACCGGCTGGAGATCGACCAGCCCGCCACCGCGGCCGTGTACCTCCAGGGCGTGAACGAAGCGACGCACGGGATCGCTGACTCGTTGCTGAGCGTCCTCGCCCCGCGCGCCCACGACATCCTCCAGGACATCCTCGCCCATCGCGGCGAAATTCCCGAGGTGCCGCCGCAGCCGACGTCGGACACCGCACCCATCGTCGCCACCCGCTGA
- a CDS encoding cupin domain-containing protein: MEIRPLEREKMVFENGAYGQRLLPWAALNAPFEGAWVTVPAHGATGAHSHHEYEIFIAVNGEAVVESGGERRAFRPGDIEFHKPGTEHRILNDGAEDFEMYAIWWDSDMTVKFAARHEESV; encoded by the coding sequence ATGGAGATCCGTCCGCTGGAGCGGGAAAAGATGGTCTTCGAGAACGGTGCCTACGGCCAGCGACTCCTGCCGTGGGCGGCGCTGAACGCGCCGTTCGAAGGCGCCTGGGTCACGGTGCCGGCGCACGGCGCGACGGGTGCGCATTCCCATCACGAGTACGAGATCTTCATCGCCGTCAACGGCGAGGCGGTCGTGGAGTCCGGGGGAGAGCGCCGCGCCTTCCGTCCCGGCGACATCGAGTTCCACAAGCCAGGCACCGAACACCGCATCCTCAACGACGGCGCCGAGGACTTCGAGATGTACGCGATCTGGTGGGACTCCGACATGACGGTGAAGTTCGCCGCCCGGCACGAGGAGTCGGTATGA
- a CDS encoding class I tRNA ligase family protein, which translates to MADTRPVVIIGGPPTSNGDLHIGHIAGPYLGADVHRRYLRAAGREGVFASCTDDSQTYLVTSAARVGSTPPELVKQSTENIQRTFKAMGVEVDGFSPTDDGYKALVYDYVKRLYDKGKLRLRKVRLPYSESKGEFLVEGFVGGGCPTCLADSRGGFCEGCGHPIDFDALIEPYSVLDPADEVTYRETEIMVFPVSEYREQLLAYYEERGPSWRPHVLGLMRELLAGPLPDFAITYPVKWGLPAPFLQTPGQRLNAWVEGMPASMYCTEYALRRNGKPKVADDDAWLAENDARVVVFMGFDPLFTWGVVHVAELIALEGRYVLPDTLLVNEFYELENEKFSTSKGHVVWARELAAEVPRDIARFHLNLTAPEFARTNFSRAALEKVAGERLVAPWNELAETLAKLTAEVGGESDRLPVTTEATERAAAMVSRFVLNYELEDFSLSRAADLLVQHVERLRSATKRTLEGNLDQEVLRGALGDLFLELRALIGCASPILIDLAARAAEAGGFDLRIAPDAFDLTHITAFAVPPLEFPPTSEV; encoded by the coding sequence ATGGCCGACACGAGACCGGTGGTGATCATCGGCGGTCCTCCGACGTCGAACGGCGACCTGCACATCGGGCATATCGCCGGGCCGTACCTCGGCGCCGACGTGCACCGGCGGTATCTGCGCGCGGCGGGCCGCGAGGGTGTGTTCGCCTCCTGCACCGACGACAGTCAGACCTACCTCGTCACCAGCGCGGCCAGGGTCGGGTCGACACCGCCTGAGCTGGTGAAGCAGTCGACCGAGAACATCCAGCGCACGTTCAAGGCGATGGGCGTGGAGGTCGACGGCTTCTCGCCGACCGACGACGGCTACAAGGCGCTCGTCTACGACTACGTCAAACGCTTGTACGACAAGGGGAAGCTTCGGCTGCGCAAGGTGCGGCTGCCCTACAGTGAGAGCAAGGGCGAGTTCCTGGTCGAGGGTTTCGTCGGCGGAGGCTGCCCGACTTGCCTCGCCGACAGCCGCGGCGGTTTCTGCGAGGGCTGCGGGCATCCGATCGACTTCGACGCGCTCATCGAGCCGTACTCGGTGCTCGACCCGGCCGACGAGGTGACCTACCGCGAGACGGAGATCATGGTCTTCCCCGTCTCGGAGTACCGAGAGCAGCTTCTCGCCTACTACGAGGAGCGCGGACCGTCGTGGCGGCCGCATGTGCTCGGGCTGATGCGGGAGCTGCTGGCCGGGCCGTTGCCGGACTTCGCGATCACGTATCCGGTGAAATGGGGGCTGCCGGCACCGTTCCTCCAGACGCCGGGGCAGCGGCTCAACGCGTGGGTCGAGGGGATGCCCGCCTCGATGTACTGCACCGAGTACGCGTTGCGGCGCAACGGAAAGCCGAAGGTCGCCGACGACGACGCGTGGCTCGCGGAGAACGACGCGCGGGTCGTGGTGTTCATGGGATTCGACCCGCTGTTCACCTGGGGCGTCGTCCACGTCGCCGAACTGATCGCCCTGGAGGGCCGCTACGTCCTCCCGGACACCCTGCTCGTCAACGAGTTCTACGAACTGGAGAACGAGAAGTTCTCCACCAGCAAGGGCCACGTGGTGTGGGCCCGCGAACTGGCGGCCGAGGTGCCCCGCGACATCGCGCGGTTCCACCTCAACCTCACCGCCCCCGAGTTCGCCCGGACCAACTTCAGCCGCGCGGCGCTGGAGAAGGTCGCGGGGGAGCGGCTCGTCGCACCCTGGAACGAGCTCGCCGAGACGCTGGCCAAACTCACCGCCGAGGTCGGCGGGGAGAGCGACAGGCTCCCGGTTACGACCGAAGCCACGGAACGCGCGGCGGCGATGGTCTCCCGGTTCGTCCTGAACTACGAACTCGAGGACTTCAGCCTCAGCCGGGCGGCCGATCTGCTGGTGCAGCACGTCGAGCGCCTGCGATCGGCGACGAAACGCACGCTGGAGGGCAACCTCGACCAGGAGGTGCTCCGCGGCGCGCTGGGCGACCTCTTCCTCGAGCTGCGGGCGCTGATCGGCTGCGCCTCGCCGATCCTGATCGATCTCGCCGCGCGTGCCGCCGAAGCGGGCGGGTTCGATCTCAGAATCGCGCCGGACGCCTTCGACCTCACGCACATCACGGCGTTCGCCGTGCCACCACTGGAATTTCCCCCGACGAGCGAGGTCTGA
- a CDS encoding MFS transporter — MSLDTTLSADAARSSRLAERLLVPAGFVTTAGNAFQITAAAILVFHAEQTTLAVGWLFIAVSIPQVALALLFGKLVDKVDRRMLCVAADLVSAMTAFALPVWLWIGGPANLGSYLANFLLACTAALFMPASNGLIKERIADDRLGKFNSHFEMASNSGMLLASSLAGFLVIWFGATPLFIFNSLTFVLSAVLVYAIGRKPAKAPVVTEAAVDPSAPVEAPVHQPIKRLALLYANGNIGLMVANVILTTLILQTFAQGAWMIGVVDALAGVGFIVGAAAYGKVSKRFKGIHLAVLGTLGNLICLAIQPLHYIALMAAIPFAGFCFAQGRIAARTLLMRASPEDRVGRIFGGTQAVGLGLGVGATVGLSALADATTVPYAFWGLAILQGAIVIGTYFSLAKPLSAQEKKQPAEVLEATAA, encoded by the coding sequence ATGTCACTCGACACCACCCTCTCCGCCGACGCGGCCCGGAGTTCCCGGCTCGCCGAACGTCTGCTGGTCCCCGCCGGCTTCGTCACCACGGCGGGCAACGCGTTCCAGATCACCGCCGCCGCGATCCTGGTCTTCCACGCCGAACAGACCACCCTGGCGGTCGGCTGGCTGTTCATCGCGGTGTCGATCCCGCAGGTCGCGCTGGCGCTGCTGTTCGGCAAGCTGGTCGACAAGGTCGACCGTCGGATGCTGTGCGTCGCCGCCGACCTGGTCAGCGCGATGACCGCGTTCGCCCTCCCGGTGTGGCTGTGGATCGGCGGCCCGGCGAACCTGGGTTCCTACCTGGCGAACTTCCTGCTCGCCTGCACCGCGGCGTTGTTCATGCCCGCGAGCAACGGCCTGATCAAGGAACGGATCGCCGACGACCGGCTCGGGAAGTTCAACTCGCACTTCGAGATGGCGAGCAACTCCGGCATGCTGCTGGCGTCGTCGCTGGCGGGGTTCCTGGTGATCTGGTTCGGCGCCACGCCGCTGTTCATCTTCAACTCGCTGACCTTCGTCCTCTCGGCCGTCCTGGTCTACGCGATCGGCCGCAAACCTGCCAAGGCGCCGGTCGTCACCGAAGCGGCAGTGGACCCGTCGGCTCCGGTCGAGGCCCCTGTGCACCAGCCGATCAAGCGGCTCGCGCTGTTGTACGCCAACGGGAACATCGGCCTGATGGTCGCCAACGTCATCCTGACCACGCTGATCCTGCAGACCTTCGCCCAGGGCGCGTGGATGATCGGCGTGGTCGACGCACTGGCCGGAGTCGGCTTCATCGTCGGCGCCGCCGCGTACGGCAAGGTCAGCAAGCGGTTCAAGGGCATCCATCTGGCCGTGCTCGGCACGCTCGGGAACCTGATCTGCCTCGCGATCCAGCCACTGCACTACATCGCGCTGATGGCGGCCATCCCGTTCGCCGGGTTCTGCTTCGCCCAAGGCCGGATCGCCGCCCGCACCCTGTTGATGCGGGCCAGCCCGGAGGACCGGGTCGGCCGGATCTTCGGTGGCACGCAGGCCGTCGGCCTCGGGCTCGGCGTCGGCGCGACGGTCGGTTTGTCCGCGCTCGCGGACGCGACCACCGTGCCCTACGCGTTCTGGGGCCTGGCGATCCTGCAGGGCGCGATCGTGATCGGCACCTACTTCAGTCTGGCGAAACCGCTGTCGGCTCAGGAAAAGAAGCAGCCGGCCGAGGTTCTCGAGGCGACCGCCGCCTGA